A single genomic interval of Prionailurus viverrinus isolate Anna chromosome A2, UM_Priviv_1.0, whole genome shotgun sequence harbors:
- the LOC125160118 gene encoding uncharacterized protein LOC125160118 yields MGLRKPQNCSYLWLIRKLSKPPLLLNPEPAPPSYHWPAHSCSQGPHFLPCPWGASLARGMSLLEAVIFSSLWAFGLGQGKLEQPELSISRARGKSAHISCKMSTEVIDRAIHWYRQKPDQEIEHLTLVSTQPVRVSLGGKSDKLEASKNAHTSTATLKINFLEQEDEAMYFCASWDWSHSTRVARRSCTRTVLGSGSTHILLHMGNHRGHTARCPAGASPSAVVPDLCRKTL; encoded by the exons ATGGGACTCCGGAAGCCCCAGAACTGCTCATACCTGTGGTTGATCAGGAAACTCTCTAAGCCACCACTTCTTCTAAATCCTGAACCAGCTCCGCCCTCCTATCACTGGCCTGCCCACTCCTGCTCACAGGGACCTCACTTCTTACCTTGTCCCTGGGGAGCCAGCCTGGCCCGCGGGATGTCACTGCTGGAGGCCGTCATCTTCTCATCTCTCTGGGCCT ttGGCCTTGGGCAGGGGAAACTGGAACAACCTGAACTATCAATTTCCAGAGCAAGGGGGAAGAGTGCACACATATCGTGCAAGATGTCCACTGAGGTCATCGACAGAGCCATACACTGGTACCGGCAGAAGCCAGATCAAGAGATAGAACATCTAACACTCGTCTCAACCCAGCCCGTTCGAGTTTCTTTAGGAGGGAAGAGCGACAAACTTGAGGCAAGTAAAAACGCTCACACTTCCACTGCaaccttgaaaataaatttcttagaGCAAGAAGATGAGGCCATGTACTTCTGTGCCTCCTGGGACTGGAGCCACAGCACCAGAGTTGCCAGGAGAAGCTGCACAAGAACCGTGCTCGGGTCTGGGTCCACCCACATCCTTCTCCACATGGGCAACCACAGAGGCCACACAGCCCGGTGCCCAGCTGGAGCCTCTCCCTCTGCAGTAGTTCCTGACCTTTGCAGGAAGACACTGTAG